The following proteins come from a genomic window of Thermoproteus sp.:
- a CDS encoding indole-3-glycerol-phosphate synthase → MNFLEEVKRSLQYRREKAPPRDVPIEDFRRALGEFGIIAEYKRASPSGVIRTDLRPWQYFEELAPHVSAFSVLTEPFWFLGDYRFVPIAKRYKPVLAKDFILYKEQIDVAYGYGADSVLIISEFVDDVIELAEYAKRLNLTPLIEVGSLDAALKVIELGDYLLGINARDLKTLEVSFNKALEIAKAVANRAEFIIESGINKPEQVLAACNVGARGVLIGTALMRQPSLAAEIRAALKKCVT, encoded by the coding sequence ATGAATTTTTTAGAAGAAGTAAAAAGGTCTCTACAATACAGAAGAGAAAAAGCACCGCCGAGAGATGTCCCCATAGAGGACTTCAGAAGGGCGTTGGGCGAGTTCGGCATAATAGCCGAATATAAAAGGGCGTCGCCGAGCGGCGTGATCAGAACCGACTTGAGGCCGTGGCAATACTTCGAGGAGCTGGCTCCTCACGTCAGTGCGTTCTCCGTGTTGACAGAGCCCTTCTGGTTTCTAGGCGACTACCGTTTTGTGCCCATAGCAAAGAGATACAAGCCCGTGCTCGCCAAAGACTTCATACTCTATAAGGAGCAAATAGATGTAGCTTACGGCTACGGCGCCGACTCGGTCTTAATAATATCCGAATTCGTCGACGACGTGATAGAGCTAGCGGAATACGCCAAAAGGCTGAATTTGACCCCGTTGATAGAAGTTGGAAGTCTAGACGCTGCGCTTAAGGTGATAGAGCTGGGCGACTACCTGTTGGGCATCAATGCGCGCGACTTGAAGACGCTCGAAGTGTCTTTCAATAAGGCGCTCGAAATAGCTAAGGCGGTCGCCAACAGGGCTGAGTTCATCATAGAGAGCGGGATAAATAAGCCCGAGCAGGTACTCGCCGCATGTAACGTCGGAGCCCGTGGCGTACTGATCGGGACCGCCCTAATGAGACAACCCAGCCTTGCGGCGGAAATAAGGGCGGCGCTGAAAAAATGCGTTACCTAA